One region of Natronorubrum aibiense genomic DNA includes:
- a CDS encoding glucose-6-phosphate isomerase, producing the protein MNVDIGNALASVASPGVSRASLERLDEQVADAHDRIEQGMKNHEHGYEALNLPQRTDPDAIRAAVEPVADADALITVGIGGSALGAATITNALADESDTEAVYLDNVDPEWVSSHLDRLDLENTAINVVSRSGTTAETLANFLVVRDAFESAGVDWTERTIVTTGDAGPLRDLSDRHDLPSLKVPDGVPGRFSALSAVGMVAAEVCGHDLEALLEGAAAEAETLSGSLFECPAYAYGATTYALDQRGAGINAMMPYAESLETAAEWFAQLWAESLGKDDLGQTPVRALGVTDQHSQLQLYRAGPRDKLVTFVSPGEAADRSIPATDVDDLAYLGDATLGELLEAEFEATEASLAAAGRPNVRLELERVDEYELGGLLYGLEAACVLAGELYAVNTFEQPAVEWAKKATRGLLGGGEFEEAEAVAEKTSLRVER; encoded by the coding sequence ATGAACGTCGATATCGGTAACGCGCTGGCATCGGTCGCCTCGCCGGGCGTCTCAAGAGCGTCGCTCGAACGACTGGATGAACAGGTCGCGGACGCCCACGACCGCATCGAGCAGGGAATGAAAAATCACGAACACGGCTACGAAGCGCTGAACCTGCCCCAGCGAACTGACCCGGACGCGATCCGCGCGGCCGTCGAGCCCGTCGCCGACGCCGATGCGCTCATCACGGTCGGCATCGGCGGCAGCGCACTCGGCGCGGCGACGATCACGAACGCACTCGCCGACGAGAGCGACACCGAAGCGGTCTACCTCGACAACGTCGATCCCGAATGGGTCTCGAGCCACCTCGACCGACTCGACCTCGAGAATACGGCGATTAACGTGGTCTCGCGTTCGGGGACGACCGCGGAGACGCTTGCGAACTTCCTCGTCGTCCGGGACGCCTTCGAGTCGGCGGGCGTCGACTGGACCGAGCGCACGATCGTCACGACCGGCGACGCCGGCCCGCTTCGTGACCTCTCGGATCGCCACGACCTCCCCTCGCTGAAGGTCCCCGACGGCGTTCCGGGTCGGTTCTCGGCGCTGTCGGCGGTCGGCATGGTCGCCGCGGAAGTCTGTGGCCACGACCTCGAGGCTCTCCTCGAGGGCGCGGCCGCCGAAGCCGAGACCCTGTCGGGGTCGCTGTTCGAGTGTCCGGCCTACGCCTACGGCGCGACGACGTACGCACTCGATCAGCGCGGGGCCGGCATCAACGCGATGATGCCCTACGCGGAGTCGCTCGAGACTGCCGCCGAGTGGTTCGCGCAGCTGTGGGCCGAGAGCTTAGGCAAGGACGACCTCGGTCAGACCCCGGTGCGCGCCCTCGGCGTGACCGACCAGCACTCCCAGCTCCAACTCTACCGGGCTGGCCCGCGCGACAAACTCGTCACGTTCGTCTCGCCCGGTGAGGCCGCAGACCGATCGATCCCGGCCACTGACGTCGACGATCTCGCCTATCTCGGCGATGCGACGCTGGGTGAGTTGCTCGAGGCCGAGTTCGAGGCGACCGAGGCCAGCCTCGCGGCGGCCGGCCGCCCGAACGTCCGGCTCGAACTCGAGCGCGTCGATGAGTACGAACTGGGCGGCCTGCTGTACGGACTGGAAGCCGCGTGCGTGCTCGCGGGCGAACTCTATGCCGTCAACACCTTCGAGCAACCGGCGGTCGAGTGGGCGAAGAAGGCGACCCGCGGCCTGCTCGGTGGCGGCGAGTTCGAGGAAGCCGAAGCTGTCGCGGAGAAGACGTCGCTTCGCGTCGAGCGGTAG
- the secF gene encoding protein translocase subunit SecF, with translation MGYFDVPEINYTRYSNRQLAAVPLAVLAVALLVLTGSFLATGTPVQLGMDFSGGSELTVQTTSSEAEIANAFDEEPESIQAVAAPDTENQYVVQFSSTDSSALRDQAEQNLAQDGDADIVQLESTISESFGSETQRTALLGLAAAFLGMSVLTFLFFRTFVPSIAIVISAFSDLVIPLAFMTIAGISLSLGTVAALLMLIGYSVDSDILLNNHILRRSGDFYESTNRAMETGVTMTVTSMAAMLVMGVAAWLFGVELLSSIGIILFVGLAADLMNTYMLNLSLLRWYKFHGVRS, from the coding sequence ATGGGGTATTTCGACGTACCGGAGATCAATTATACCCGGTACAGTAACCGCCAACTCGCGGCGGTGCCGCTTGCCGTTCTCGCGGTTGCATTGCTCGTCCTCACTGGCTCGTTTCTCGCGACGGGGACGCCAGTCCAGTTGGGGATGGACTTCTCCGGCGGATCGGAACTGACCGTCCAGACGACCTCCTCGGAGGCGGAGATCGCGAACGCCTTCGACGAGGAACCGGAGTCGATTCAGGCGGTTGCCGCACCCGATACGGAGAATCAGTACGTCGTCCAGTTCAGCTCGACCGATAGCTCGGCGCTGCGCGACCAGGCCGAACAGAACCTAGCACAGGACGGTGACGCCGATATCGTCCAGCTCGAGTCGACGATCTCGGAAAGTTTCGGTAGCGAGACCCAACGGACCGCGCTGTTAGGACTCGCCGCCGCGTTTCTCGGCATGAGCGTACTCACGTTCCTGTTCTTTCGGACGTTCGTCCCGTCGATCGCGATCGTCATCTCGGCGTTTTCGGACCTCGTGATCCCGCTCGCGTTCATGACAATCGCCGGGATCTCGCTCTCGCTTGGAACGGTGGCCGCCTTGCTGATGTTAATCGGCTACTCGGTCGACTCGGACATCCTGTTGAACAACCATATCTTACGCCGGAGCGGTGACTTCTACGAGAGTACCAACCGCGCGATGGAAACCGGTGTTACGATGACGGTGACGTCGATGGCAGCGATGCTCGTGATGGGCGTCGCCGCGTGGCTGTTCGGTGTCGAACTGCTGTCATCGATCGGAATCATCCTCTTCGTCGGTCTCGCGGCCGACCTGATGAACACGTACATGCTCAATCTCAGCTTACTTCGCTGGTACAAGTTCCACGGGGTGCGATCGTAA
- a CDS encoding DUF7563 family protein has protein sequence MPVCTNCDSPVSLDFARVYGGDGSVDWCPRCRDGRHHDE, from the coding sequence ATGCCTGTCTGTACGAACTGCGACAGTCCCGTCTCTCTCGACTTCGCGCGTGTATACGGTGGTGATGGCAGTGTCGACTGGTGCCCGCGCTGTCGAGACGGGCGCCACCACGACGAATAA
- a CDS encoding preprotein translocase subunit SecD produces the protein MGPISFVKGHWRILLLVVFVAGALVALFVPGGIMADDSYVEGQNDNPTNLEYGLGLDGGTRISAPVVGMTAENIDAGAVNEEDGSVDQQQLNEIEQTLYEELGLETGNARVSVDDEGNVHAEIFTDEVSEDEFAAALAEAGVEVDPDDDIRDGVTAETRSQIIQTINSKINAAGLSGGDAYESARFGGEYYIVTEVPDMDPDELRELLAERGIVEVVAYYPDENGTQTNETVLTGDDIATVDPPSPSERGSGYEVPVQVDSNAAEDYQNRMNDLGFTGEGVGQCSLRGDGETINFDHENEQYCLLTVVDGEVVDAHSMGPTLASNMADGSWANDPSFVMGAQTQQQGAALSVNLQAGALPAPLDLEQEQTLSLSPALADQFKLYSLLIGALSVVTVSGVVFLRYSDVRVATPMIVTAMAEVVILLGFAALIRMPLDLSHVAGFIAVVGTGVDDLIIIADEVMDDGDVSSQRVFESRFRKAFWVIGAAAATTIVAMSPLAVLSLGDLRGFAIITILGVLVGVLITRPAYGDILQRLLTDK, from the coding sequence ATGGGACCGATCAGTTTCGTCAAAGGGCACTGGCGGATCCTCCTGCTGGTGGTCTTCGTCGCTGGCGCACTCGTCGCCCTGTTCGTCCCCGGTGGCATCATGGCCGACGACAGTTACGTCGAGGGCCAGAACGACAATCCGACCAATTTGGAGTACGGACTCGGCCTCGACGGCGGGACGCGGATTAGCGCCCCCGTCGTCGGAATGACCGCTGAGAACATCGACGCCGGCGCGGTCAACGAGGAAGACGGAAGCGTCGATCAACAGCAGCTCAACGAAATCGAACAGACGCTGTACGAGGAACTCGGTCTCGAGACGGGCAACGCTCGCGTCAGCGTCGACGATGAAGGCAACGTCCACGCCGAGATATTCACCGACGAGGTGTCCGAAGATGAGTTTGCCGCGGCGCTCGCGGAAGCAGGCGTCGAGGTCGATCCTGACGACGATATCCGCGACGGCGTGACCGCGGAGACGCGGTCGCAGATCATCCAGACGATCAACTCGAAAATCAACGCGGCCGGTCTCTCCGGCGGTGACGCCTACGAGTCGGCCAGATTCGGCGGCGAATACTACATCGTCACGGAAGTGCCGGATATGGACCCCGACGAACTCCGCGAACTGCTCGCGGAGCGCGGGATCGTCGAAGTGGTCGCCTACTATCCGGACGAGAACGGCACGCAGACCAACGAGACGGTACTGACGGGCGACGACATCGCAACGGTCGATCCGCCGAGTCCGTCGGAGCGCGGTTCGGGATACGAAGTGCCGGTGCAGGTCGATAGTAACGCCGCAGAAGACTACCAGAACCGAATGAACGACCTCGGCTTTACCGGCGAGGGCGTTGGACAGTGTTCGCTCCGCGGTGATGGTGAGACGATCAATTTTGACCACGAAAACGAACAGTACTGTCTGCTCACCGTCGTCGACGGCGAGGTCGTCGACGCCCACAGTATGGGTCCGACGTTGGCCAGCAATATGGCCGACGGAAGCTGGGCGAACGACCCGAGTTTCGTTATGGGCGCACAGACCCAACAGCAAGGGGCAGCGCTCTCGGTGAACCTGCAGGCCGGGGCCCTCCCGGCACCGCTCGACCTCGAGCAAGAGCAGACGCTCTCGCTGTCGCCGGCGCTCGCGGATCAGTTCAAGCTCTACTCGCTGCTGATCGGTGCGCTGTCAGTTGTGACGGTTAGTGGAGTGGTTTTCCTGCGCTACAGCGACGTCAGGGTCGCGACACCGATGATCGTCACCGCGATGGCGGAGGTGGTAATCCTGCTCGGCTTTGCGGCGCTGATACGCATGCCGCTGGATCTCTCACACGTCGCCGGGTTCATCGCGGTCGTCGGGACGGGGGTGGACGACCTCATCATCATCGCCGACGAGGTGATGGACGACGGTGACGTCAGCTCACAGCGGGTGTTCGAATCCCGCTTCCGCAAGGCATTCTGGGTCATCGGCGCGGCCGCCGCGACGACGATCGTCGCGATGTCGCCGCTGGCCGTGTTGAGCCTCGGTGATCTGCGCGGCTTCGCCATCATCACCATCCTGGGCGTCCTGGTCGGCGTGCTCATCACCCGACCGGCCTACGGGGACATCCTCCAGCGGCTGTTGACCGACAAGTAG
- the rnhB gene encoding ribonuclease HII, whose protein sequence is MPFGVDEAGKGPALGSMFAAAVYLEDRAALPDGIADSKRLTPTRREELATQLRADDRIAVGVAEITTAQIDEPTTDMNSLAVTAHAEAIADVLADLESDALEGDSISGLCDACDTDADRFARRVADTYATTSTFETSIEFEIDARHGADDDSKLVGAASIVAKVERDAHMAAIADEYGPVGSGYPSDPTTRAFLESYADEHGDLPPFARESWSTCETVLAEAQQTGLGQF, encoded by the coding sequence ATGCCATTCGGCGTCGATGAGGCGGGGAAGGGACCAGCGCTCGGATCGATGTTCGCCGCAGCCGTCTATCTCGAGGATCGAGCAGCGCTCCCCGACGGCATCGCGGACTCCAAACGGCTCACCCCGACACGGCGTGAGGAACTAGCGACACAGCTCCGTGCGGACGATCGCATCGCCGTCGGCGTCGCCGAGATCACGACCGCACAGATCGACGAACCGACGACGGATATGAACTCGCTTGCCGTCACGGCCCACGCCGAGGCGATCGCTGACGTGCTCGCAGACCTCGAGTCCGACGCCCTCGAGGGCGATTCGATTTCGGGACTCTGTGACGCCTGTGACACCGACGCCGACCGGTTCGCTCGTCGCGTGGCCGACACCTATGCGACCACGTCCACGTTCGAGACGTCGATCGAGTTCGAAATCGACGCCCGCCACGGGGCCGACGACGACTCGAAACTCGTCGGCGCAGCCAGCATCGTCGCCAAAGTCGAACGCGACGCCCACATGGCTGCTATCGCCGACGAGTATGGCCCGGTCGGCAGCGGCTACCCCAGCGATCCGACGACCCGGGCGTTCCTCGAGTCCTACGCCGACGAGCACGGCGACCTGCCGCCGTTTGCCCGCGAGTCGTGGTCGACCTGCGAGACCGTGCTCGCCGAGGCCCAGCAGACGGGGCTCGGACAGTTCTGA
- a CDS encoding tRNA pseudouridine(54/55) synthase Pus10: protein MITEDARALLETGAVCDSCLGRPFAERSFGLTNAERGRALRTTVAMADDDDFDPVDPEKCWVCEGYCGTFDAIAETIVDALADVDFATYQVGTRVPPLVEENERLLREDAGLEPDVGELLKQECNREVGRRVGAKTGTDVDFDRPDVLAVVDLEAFDPLEAIESDAVTSHAVDVQVNPAFVYGRYRKLERDIPQTEWPCRECGGSGVQLGDDGEEPCDYCGGSGYMYDTSVEQVVRPHVVDAMQGEEGTFHGAGREDVDALMLEEGRPFVLEVKRPKTRDPDPEALEREINAAAEGAVEVEGLRLATYEMVERVKEHDASKQYRADVEFAEPVDEADFEAALEDLTGTTVEQDTPQRVDHRRASLTRERTVYDIDGELLEPTRAEVRVHGEGGLYIKELISSDDGRTVPSLAGLLETDAEVTALDVIGVEGEDEPFELEAYFRDEPRADDSDDTAEAAD, encoded by the coding sequence ATGATTACGGAAGACGCCCGCGCGTTACTCGAGACGGGTGCGGTCTGTGACTCCTGTCTCGGCCGCCCCTTCGCCGAGCGGAGTTTTGGACTCACCAACGCCGAACGCGGTCGGGCGCTACGGACGACGGTCGCGATGGCCGACGACGACGACTTCGATCCCGTCGACCCCGAGAAGTGCTGGGTCTGTGAGGGGTACTGTGGCACCTTCGACGCGATCGCCGAAACGATCGTCGACGCGCTGGCGGACGTCGACTTCGCCACCTATCAGGTCGGCACCCGTGTGCCGCCGCTGGTCGAAGAAAACGAACGCCTCCTTCGGGAGGATGCCGGCCTCGAGCCGGACGTCGGCGAACTCCTCAAACAGGAGTGCAACCGCGAGGTCGGCCGCCGCGTCGGCGCGAAGACGGGAACCGACGTCGACTTCGACCGCCCGGACGTGCTCGCGGTCGTCGACCTCGAGGCCTTCGACCCGCTCGAGGCGATCGAATCCGACGCCGTGACGAGCCATGCCGTCGACGTGCAGGTCAACCCCGCGTTCGTCTACGGCCGCTATCGCAAACTCGAGCGCGACATTCCCCAGACGGAGTGGCCGTGTCGAGAGTGCGGCGGGAGCGGCGTCCAACTGGGCGACGACGGCGAAGAGCCCTGTGACTACTGCGGTGGCTCGGGCTACATGTACGATACGAGCGTCGAACAGGTCGTCCGTCCCCACGTCGTCGACGCCATGCAGGGCGAGGAGGGCACCTTCCACGGCGCGGGTCGCGAGGACGTCGACGCTCTGATGCTCGAGGAGGGGCGACCGTTCGTCCTCGAGGTCAAGCGGCCGAAAACGCGTGATCCCGACCCTGAGGCGCTCGAACGGGAAATCAACGCGGCCGCCGAGGGTGCAGTCGAAGTCGAGGGGCTGCGGCTGGCGACCTACGAGATGGTCGAGCGCGTCAAAGAACACGACGCGAGCAAGCAGTATCGCGCCGACGTCGAGTTTGCCGAGCCAGTCGACGAGGCCGACTTCGAGGCGGCACTCGAAGACCTCACGGGGACGACCGTCGAGCAGGACACGCCACAGCGCGTCGACCACCGACGCGCCTCGCTCACGCGCGAACGAACCGTCTACGACATCGACGGCGAACTCCTCGAGCCGACGCGGGCCGAGGTCCGGGTCCACGGCGAGGGTGGCCTCTACATCAAAGAACTCATCAGTAGCGACGACGGCCGCACGGTCCCGAGTCTGGCCGGCTTGCTCGAGACCGACGCCGAGGTGACGGCGCTCGACGTGATCGGCGTCGAAGGCGAGGACGAACCGTTCGAACTCGAGGCGTACTTCCGGGACGAACCGCGAGCCGACGATTCGGACGATACTGCGGAAGCCGCCGACTGA
- a CDS encoding DUF5812 family protein: MSETTGTFVVTHAEPDSAVVRDVETAQVHTLGSNPGLEVHDVLEATVAPEPPLEVTWQVIEVENRCAIELVDSDLEPTQHAKELAAGAEVGELIQEERAGTGEIHIFRVPADDVEAAAADVLEDDETIARAARLEAVRVEVRRAIDDGVLSVRYLPD; the protein is encoded by the coding sequence ATGAGCGAGACAACGGGGACGTTCGTCGTCACCCACGCCGAACCCGACTCGGCCGTCGTCCGTGACGTCGAGACTGCACAGGTACACACGCTCGGATCGAACCCCGGCCTCGAGGTTCACGACGTCCTCGAGGCGACCGTCGCACCGGAACCGCCGCTCGAGGTCACGTGGCAGGTTATCGAGGTCGAAAACCGATGCGCGATCGAACTGGTCGACAGCGATCTCGAGCCGACCCAACACGCGAAAGAGCTGGCGGCCGGCGCCGAAGTCGGCGAGTTGATCCAGGAGGAGCGAGCCGGGACCGGCGAGATACACATCTTCCGCGTTCCAGCAGACGACGTCGAGGCGGCCGCCGCAGACGTCCTCGAGGACGACGAGACGATCGCTCGAGCGGCTCGACTCGAAGCCGTCCGCGTCGAGGTTCGTCGGGCGATCGACGACGGCGTGTTGAGCGTGCGCTATCTGCCGGACTGA
- a CDS encoding sodium:calcium antiporter — MLDVIGLLGLAVIATAVVWKGSTWLEDSANRLAAGYGVPAVVQGAIIAAAGSSMPELVSVLLATLLHGEFELGVGAIVGSAVFNLLVIPAAAVLAGDGRMSTGRDLVYKEALFYMLAVAALLLTFSLAVIYNPLAGAGLQGAVTRPLALFPLLLYGLYVFTQYLDTTEHEGSADDTVDLVSAWLWFGLGLVVIIVGVEGLVRSAIGLGEAFGTPAFLWGMIVVAAGSSVPDAFVSIAAARSGRPSVSLANVLGSNVFDLLVAVPVGVLVAGTLAITFEHIVPMMGFLILATIVFFTVVRTNMLLSRQEAWLLLVLYSLFVLWLVVESIGVTNVVPT; from the coding sequence ATGCTCGACGTGATCGGACTGCTCGGACTCGCCGTGATTGCGACGGCCGTCGTCTGGAAGGGAAGCACGTGGCTCGAGGATTCGGCCAACCGACTTGCCGCGGGCTACGGCGTTCCGGCGGTCGTTCAGGGTGCAATCATCGCCGCTGCAGGCTCGAGTATGCCGGAACTGGTCAGCGTGCTCCTCGCAACGTTGCTGCACGGCGAGTTCGAACTCGGCGTCGGGGCGATCGTCGGCTCCGCCGTATTCAACCTGCTCGTCATCCCGGCCGCGGCAGTGCTCGCGGGCGACGGGCGAATGTCGACGGGCCGCGATCTGGTCTACAAGGAGGCGCTATTCTACATGCTCGCGGTCGCTGCCTTGCTGTTGACGTTCTCCTTGGCAGTGATCTACAACCCGCTCGCGGGGGCTGGCCTGCAAGGAGCCGTCACCCGCCCGCTCGCGCTGTTTCCGCTGTTGCTGTACGGGCTGTACGTTTTTACCCAGTATCTCGATACGACCGAACACGAAGGAAGCGCTGACGACACGGTCGACCTCGTCTCCGCGTGGCTCTGGTTCGGCCTCGGGCTCGTAGTCATCATCGTCGGCGTCGAAGGCCTCGTTCGGTCCGCGATCGGGCTCGGCGAGGCATTCGGCACACCAGCGTTCCTCTGGGGAATGATCGTCGTCGCCGCCGGCTCGAGCGTCCCGGATGCGTTCGTCAGTATCGCCGCGGCTCGGTCGGGCCGGCCGTCGGTGAGTCTGGCGAACGTGTTGGGGAGCAACGTCTTCGACCTGCTCGTCGCCGTGCCGGTCGGGGTATTGGTCGCCGGTACGCTGGCGATCACGTTCGAACACATCGTCCCGATGATGGGGTTTCTGATCCTCGCGACGATCGTCTTCTTTACCGTCGTTAGAACGAACATGTTGCTCTCGCGGCAGGAAGCGTGGCTGTTGCTCGTCCTGTACAGCCTGTTCGTCCTCTGGCTCGTCGTAGAGAGCATCGGTGTGACGAACGTCGTTCCGACCTGA